A window of the Streptomyces sp. JB150 genome harbors these coding sequences:
- a CDS encoding DUF5995 family protein → MAQLEHLTTPVDAVVARMRALDASLHPRDGLAVFNRVYLAVTEAVDQRIDAGRFRDPLAAVTLDVRFAERYLAAVDAVAGERRPPACWRPLFQFRRHPGVRPLQFALAGINAHIGHDLALAVVDACRTLGCEPADLEDEFDRVGDLLVTLEERIREDLMPGPDLLQIADPLTHLLGSWSLERARDATWAAARALWAMRRLPELTEEFVDRLDAAVGFAGRMLLTPLPA, encoded by the coding sequence ATGGCGCAGTTGGAACACCTCACCACTCCCGTCGACGCGGTCGTCGCACGCATGCGCGCCCTCGACGCATCCCTGCACCCGCGAGACGGACTCGCGGTCTTCAACCGCGTCTACCTCGCCGTCACGGAGGCGGTCGACCAGCGCATCGACGCGGGACGGTTCCGGGACCCGCTGGCCGCCGTCACGCTGGACGTACGGTTCGCGGAGCGGTATCTCGCGGCGGTCGACGCGGTCGCCGGGGAGCGGCGTCCGCCGGCCTGCTGGCGGCCGCTGTTCCAGTTCCGCCGACATCCCGGCGTACGTCCGCTGCAGTTCGCGCTGGCGGGCATCAACGCGCACATCGGGCACGATCTGGCGCTCGCCGTCGTGGACGCCTGCCGTACGCTGGGATGCGAACCGGCCGATCTGGAGGATGAGTTCGACCGCGTGGGCGACCTCCTCGTGACGCTGGAGGAGCGCATCCGCGAGGATCTGATGCCGGGCCCCGATCTGCTCCAGATCGCCGACCCGCTCACCCATCTGCTCGGCTCGTGGAGTCTGGAGCGGGCGCGGGACGCGACCTGGGCGGCGGCACGGGCGCTGTGGGCGATGCGCCGGCTGCCCGAGCTGACCGAGGAGTTCGTCGACCGCCTGGACGCCGCGGTGGGGTTCGCGGGACGCATGCTGCTCACTCCGCTACCCGCCTGA
- a CDS encoding LLM class F420-dependent oxidoreductase, with protein sequence MAIGLGLGLPQARHYDLGRDVPEVARAAERIGYESLWVFERALLPEPATHGLYGVEGLPWPEFYRHVADPLVTLTLAAAATERARLGTSVLVAPLHVPFQLAKSLATLDAASGGRVIAGFGTGWSVDEYAAAGIRPFEERGRVLDELIEVCRAVWGPDPVVHEGPTTRIASAAVGPKPARPIPVLLAASGPRARRRVVDHADGWMPVALDAAALAEEWRQLKELAAERGRTAPLRMVLRVNAQYTPGTYDGADRRPFQGSVDQIVADLVPFARTGPEAILIDFLDSPRDARELMDVAERVHDKARAAGV encoded by the coding sequence ATGGCGATCGGACTCGGCCTCGGACTCCCGCAGGCACGCCACTACGACCTCGGCCGCGACGTCCCCGAGGTGGCCCGCGCCGCCGAGCGCATCGGCTACGAGAGCCTGTGGGTCTTCGAGCGCGCGCTGCTGCCCGAACCCGCCACGCACGGGCTGTACGGCGTGGAGGGCCTGCCCTGGCCCGAGTTCTACCGGCACGTCGCCGACCCGCTGGTCACGCTGACGCTCGCCGCGGCGGCCACCGAGCGGGCCCGGCTGGGCACCAGTGTGCTGGTGGCGCCGCTGCACGTGCCGTTCCAGCTCGCCAAGTCGCTCGCCACGCTGGACGCGGCGAGCGGCGGCCGGGTGATCGCCGGATTCGGCACCGGCTGGTCCGTGGACGAGTACGCCGCCGCCGGCATCCGGCCGTTCGAGGAGCGCGGCCGGGTGCTGGACGAGCTGATCGAGGTGTGCCGCGCGGTGTGGGGCCCGGACCCCGTGGTGCACGAGGGCCCGACCACGAGGATCGCGTCCGCCGCGGTCGGCCCCAAGCCCGCCCGGCCCATCCCCGTGCTGCTGGCCGCCTCCGGCCCGCGGGCGCGGCGCCGGGTCGTCGACCACGCCGACGGCTGGATGCCGGTGGCCCTGGACGCCGCCGCGCTGGCCGAGGAGTGGCGGCAGCTGAAGGAGCTGGCGGCCGAGCGGGGCCGTACCGCCCCGCTCCGGATGGTGCTGCGGGTCAACGCGCAGTACACCCCCGGGACGTACGACGGCGCCGACCGCCGGCCCTTCCAGGGCAGCGTCGACCAGATCGTCGCGGACCTGGTGCCGTTCGCGCGGACCGGCCCGGAGGCGATCCTGATCGACTTCCTGGACTCGCCGCGTGACGCGCGGGAGCTGATGGACGTGGCCGAGCGGGTCCACGACAAGGCCCGCGCGGCCGGCGTCTGA
- a CDS encoding NAD(P)/FAD-dependent oxidoreductase, which produces MTSTVPNAVEHTDEQQPPITMFGPDFPYAYDDFLAHPAGLGQIPATEHGTEVAVIGGGLSGIVAAYELMKMGLKPVVYEADQIGGRLRTVGFEGCDESLTAEMGAMRFPPSSTALQHYIDLVGLETRPFPNPLAEATPSTVVDLKGETHYAETIDDLPQVYRDVAEAWNKCLEEGADFSDMNRAMRERDVKRIREIWSKLVEKLDNQTFYGFLCDSEAFKSFRHREIFGQVGFGTGGWDTDFPNSILEILRVVYTEADDHHRGIVGGSQQLPLRLWEREPEKIVHWPYGTSLAKLHDGAPRPAVTRLHRTAGNRITVTDANGDIRTYRAAIFTAQSWMLLSKIQCDDSLFPIDHWTAIERTHYMESSKLFVPVDRPFWLDKDEETGRDVMSMTLTDRMTRGTYLLDNGPDKPAVICLSYTWCDDSLKWLPLSANERMEVMLKSLSEIYPKVDIRKHIIGSPVTVSWENEPYFMGAFKANLPGHYRYQRRLFTHFMQDRLPEDKRGIFLAGDDISWTAGWAEGAVQTALNAVWGVMHHFGGETDPSNPGPGDVYDEIAPVELPED; this is translated from the coding sequence ATGACGTCCACGGTGCCCAACGCCGTCGAGCACACCGACGAGCAGCAGCCGCCGATCACCATGTTCGGCCCGGACTTCCCGTACGCCTACGACGACTTCCTCGCCCACCCGGCGGGACTCGGCCAGATCCCCGCGACCGAGCACGGCACCGAGGTCGCCGTCATCGGCGGCGGCCTGTCCGGCATCGTGGCCGCGTACGAGCTGATGAAGATGGGCCTCAAGCCCGTCGTCTACGAGGCCGACCAGATCGGCGGCCGGCTGCGCACGGTGGGCTTCGAGGGCTGTGACGAGTCCCTGACCGCGGAGATGGGCGCGATGCGCTTCCCGCCGTCCTCCACCGCCCTCCAGCACTACATCGACCTGGTCGGCCTGGAGACCAGGCCCTTCCCGAACCCGCTGGCCGAGGCCACCCCGTCGACCGTCGTCGACCTCAAGGGCGAGACGCACTACGCCGAGACCATCGACGACCTGCCGCAGGTCTACCGGGACGTCGCCGAGGCGTGGAACAAGTGCCTGGAGGAGGGCGCCGACTTCTCCGACATGAACCGGGCCATGCGCGAGCGGGACGTCAAGCGCATCCGGGAGATCTGGTCGAAGCTCGTCGAGAAGCTCGACAACCAGACCTTCTACGGCTTCCTGTGCGACTCGGAGGCGTTCAAGTCCTTCCGGCACCGCGAGATCTTCGGCCAGGTCGGCTTCGGCACCGGCGGCTGGGACACCGACTTCCCGAACTCCATCCTGGAGATCCTCCGCGTCGTCTACACCGAGGCCGACGACCACCACCGCGGCATCGTCGGCGGCTCCCAGCAGCTGCCGCTGCGGCTGTGGGAGCGCGAGCCGGAGAAGATCGTCCACTGGCCGTACGGCACCTCGCTGGCCAAGCTGCACGACGGCGCGCCCCGCCCGGCCGTGACCCGGCTGCACCGCACCGCGGGCAACCGGATCACCGTGACCGATGCCAACGGCGACATCCGCACCTACCGGGCGGCGATCTTCACCGCCCAGTCCTGGATGCTGCTCTCCAAGATCCAGTGCGACGACTCGCTGTTCCCGATCGACCACTGGACCGCCATCGAGCGCACCCACTACATGGAGTCCTCCAAGCTCTTCGTGCCCGTCGACCGGCCGTTCTGGCTCGACAAGGACGAGGAGACCGGCCGGGACGTCATGTCGATGACGCTCACCGACCGCATGACCCGCGGCACCTACCTGCTGGACAACGGCCCGGACAAGCCGGCCGTGATCTGCCTGTCGTACACCTGGTGCGACGACAGCCTGAAGTGGCTGCCGCTGTCCGCGAACGAGCGGATGGAGGTCATGCTCAAGTCGCTGTCGGAGATCTATCCGAAGGTCGACATCCGCAAGCACATCATCGGCAGCCCGGTGACGGTCTCCTGGGAGAACGAGCCCTACTTCATGGGCGCGTTCAAGGCCAACCTGCCCGGCCACTACCGCTACCAGCGGCGCCTGTTCACGCACTTCATGCAGGACCGGCTGCCCGAGGACAAGCGGGGCATCTTCCTCGCGGGCGACGACATCTCCTGGACGGCCGGCTGGGCCGAGGGCGCCGTCCAGACCGCGCTGAACGCGGTCTGGGGCGTCATGCACCACTTCGGCGGCGAGACCGACCCGTCGAACCCGGGTCCGGGCGACGTCTACGACGAGATCGCGCCGGTCGAGCTGCCGGAGGACTGA
- a CDS encoding carbon-nitrogen hydrolase family protein has translation MRIALLQSSGRPGSTVENLKVLDEAAGRAAAAGAGLLVTPEMFLTGYAIGDDIARLAEPADGDAADAVAEIAARHGLAVAYGYPERAGTTVFNSAQMISADGTRLANYRKTHLFGCFERDHFTPGEQPVVQAELDGVRVGIMICYDVEFPENVRAHALAGTELLLVPTAQMHPFQFVPEHLVPVRAFENQMYVAYVNRVGVEGEFEFVGLSTLAAPDGIARTRAGRAEELLLADVDPAFVAASREANPYLTDRRPGLYGSLV, from the coding sequence ATGCGCATCGCCCTGCTCCAGAGCTCCGGCCGCCCCGGATCCACCGTGGAGAACCTGAAGGTTCTCGACGAGGCCGCGGGCCGGGCCGCCGCCGCGGGGGCAGGGCTGCTGGTCACGCCGGAGATGTTCCTGACGGGCTACGCCATCGGCGACGACATCGCCCGCCTCGCCGAGCCCGCCGACGGCGACGCGGCCGACGCGGTCGCCGAGATCGCCGCGCGCCACGGTCTGGCGGTCGCGTACGGCTACCCCGAGCGCGCCGGCACGACCGTCTTCAACTCCGCGCAGATGATCTCCGCCGACGGCACCCGCCTGGCCAACTACCGCAAGACGCATCTCTTCGGCTGCTTCGAGCGCGACCACTTCACGCCGGGCGAGCAGCCGGTGGTGCAGGCCGAGCTGGACGGCGTCCGCGTCGGCATCATGATCTGCTACGACGTGGAGTTCCCGGAGAACGTCCGCGCCCACGCCCTGGCGGGCACCGAGCTGCTGCTGGTGCCCACGGCCCAGATGCACCCGTTCCAGTTCGTCCCCGAACACCTGGTCCCGGTGCGGGCCTTCGAGAACCAGATGTACGTCGCGTACGTCAACCGGGTCGGTGTGGAAGGCGAGTTCGAGTTCGTCGGGCTCTCCACCCTGGCCGCGCCCGACGGCATCGCCCGCACCCGCGCCGGCCGCGCCGAGGAACTGCTCCTCGCCGACGTCGACCCCGCCTTCGTCGCCGCGTCCCGCGAGGCGAACCCGTATCTGACGGACCGGCGCCCGGGCCTCTACGGCTCCCTCGTCTGA
- a CDS encoding MFS transporter — MTLSPARVPAAGVRRLTGTLYGYAFLHDLIPLYPVYALLFGDTGLSVWQISSLFALWSVTSLVLEVPSGVWADAVSRRMLLWLGPLLTAAGFTLWVLVPSYPAFALGFVLWGAGEALGSGALEALVHDELDRLGAAGRYARVMGRARAAGLLGVMAAMGVAGPVLALGGYPAVGALSVLAVLLSAAVATRFPEHRGPAAGGDGWAAPLRAGLARVRADRSLRGALLLVPTVTAVWGTLDEYTPLLARETGVPDEEVPFLLLLIWAGATAGGLLAGPAERLGPRGLAALLAGAGLALSAGAATGSPAGLVLVALAFGGFQLATVLADARLQERVDASARATLTSVAGLGTGVATVAVYGSYAVLGTATGHGTAFTWFAVPYLLTAALLWARSGRRLPPEGSSRR, encoded by the coding sequence ATGACTCTCTCACCCGCACGCGTGCCCGCTGCCGGCGTCCGCCGTCTCACGGGCACGCTGTACGGCTACGCGTTCCTGCACGACCTGATCCCGCTGTACCCGGTGTACGCGCTGCTGTTCGGCGACACCGGTCTGTCGGTCTGGCAGATCTCCTCGCTGTTCGCCCTGTGGTCGGTCACCAGCCTGGTGCTGGAGGTCCCCTCGGGCGTCTGGGCCGACGCGGTCTCGCGCCGCATGCTGCTGTGGCTCGGCCCGCTGCTCACCGCGGCCGGCTTCACCCTGTGGGTGCTCGTGCCGTCGTACCCGGCGTTCGCGCTGGGCTTCGTGCTGTGGGGCGCGGGCGAGGCGCTCGGCTCCGGCGCGCTGGAGGCGCTGGTCCACGACGAGCTGGACCGGCTCGGCGCGGCCGGCCGCTACGCCCGCGTCATGGGCCGGGCCCGGGCGGCCGGACTGCTGGGCGTGATGGCCGCGATGGGCGTCGCCGGCCCGGTCCTCGCGCTGGGCGGCTACCCGGCCGTGGGCGCGCTGAGCGTGCTGGCCGTGCTGCTCTCCGCCGCCGTCGCGACCCGCTTCCCGGAGCACCGCGGCCCGGCGGCCGGCGGGGACGGCTGGGCCGCCCCCCTGCGCGCCGGACTCGCCCGCGTCCGCGCGGACCGCTCGCTGCGCGGCGCGCTGCTGCTCGTCCCCACCGTGACCGCGGTCTGGGGCACGCTCGACGAGTACACACCGCTGCTGGCGCGGGAGACGGGCGTACCGGACGAGGAGGTGCCGTTCCTGCTCCTGCTCATCTGGGCCGGTGCCACGGCCGGCGGTCTGCTGGCCGGCCCCGCCGAACGCCTGGGCCCGCGCGGGCTCGCCGCGCTGCTCGCGGGCGCCGGGCTCGCCCTGTCGGCGGGCGCGGCGACGGGCAGCCCGGCCGGTCTGGTGCTCGTCGCCCTCGCCTTCGGCGGCTTCCAGCTGGCGACCGTGCTGGCCGATGCCCGCCTCCAGGAGCGCGTGGACGCCTCCGCCCGGGCGACCCTCACCTCCGTCGCCGGCCTCGGCACCGGCGTGGCCACCGTCGCGGTGTACGGCTCGTACGCCGTCCTCGGCACGGCCACCGGCCACGGCACCGCGTTCACCTGGTTCGCGGTGCCGTACCTGCTGACCGCGGCGCTGCTGTGGGCGAGGTCCGGCCGCCGGCTCCCGCCCGAGGGCTCTTCGCGCAGGTGA
- a CDS encoding DUF2867 domain-containing protein — MDRAGHAEISALPFVDVHTVLVDAEPAVVWRAAGKAVTRSFAGGPSEGVARLLGAADPAASGPRPPAPGATVPGFRVVRAVEDRELALAGRHRFSAYALVLRLEGEGPGRTRLRAETRAAFPGPAGRLYKLLVIGSRAHRLAVRRLLAGIRRRAEAGGRPGSGRGAGGEAAQQR; from the coding sequence ATGGACCGCGCCGGCCACGCCGAGATCTCCGCCCTCCCGTTCGTCGACGTGCACACGGTCCTCGTCGACGCGGAACCGGCCGTCGTGTGGCGGGCGGCCGGCAAGGCGGTGACCCGGAGCTTCGCGGGCGGGCCCTCGGAGGGCGTCGCGCGGCTGCTGGGAGCTGCCGACCCGGCCGCTTCCGGACCCCGTCCGCCGGCCCCGGGAGCGACGGTGCCGGGCTTCCGGGTGGTCCGCGCCGTCGAGGACCGGGAGCTGGCGCTCGCCGGCCGCCACCGCTTCTCGGCGTACGCCCTGGTGCTGCGCCTGGAGGGGGAGGGCCCGGGGCGCACCCGGCTGCGGGCCGAGACGCGGGCGGCCTTCCCGGGTCCGGCCGGGCGTCTCTACAAGCTGCTGGTCATCGGGTCGCGGGCGCACCGGCTGGCCGTGCGCCGGCTGCTGGCGGGAATCCGCCGCCGGGCCGAGGCGGGCGGCCGGCCCGGGTCAGGTCGGGGAGCCGGAGGAGAAGCGGCGCAGCAGCGGTGA